A region from the Canis lupus baileyi chromosome 27, mCanLup2.hap1, whole genome shotgun sequence genome encodes:
- the TBC1D10A gene encoding TBC1 domain family member 10A isoform X3, whose amino-acid sequence MLNNWDKWMAKKHKKIRLRCQKGIPPSLRGRAWQYLSGGKVKLQQNPGKFDELDMSPGDPKWLDVIERDLHRQFPFHEMFVSRGGHGQQDLFRVLKAYTLYRPEEGYCQAQAPIAAVLLMHMPAEQAFWCLVQICEKYLPGYYSEKLEAIQLDGEILFSLLQKVSPVAHKHLSRQKIDPLLYMTEWFMCAFARTLPWSSVLRVWDMFFCEGVKIIFRVGLVLLKHALGSPEKLKACQGQYETIEQLRSLSPKIMQEAFLVQEVVELPVTERQIEREHLIQLRRWQETRGELQCCSLPRLHGAKAILEAEPGPRPTLQPSPSIRLPPDAPLPGSKGKPKTPKQSQKEKEQWEQAKASGQLDKLPTPSQAKGAAAAGDACPPQDVLPRDAAHQDPALQDSASQDPAHHRSQDSVHHCSQESLTSQESEDTYL is encoded by the exons ATGCTCAACAACTGGGACAAATGGATGGCCAAGAAGCACAAAAAG ATCCGTCTGCGGTGCCAGAAAGGCATCCCACCTTCTCTGCGGGGCCGTGCTTGGCAGTACCTGTCAGGAGGCAAGGTGAAGCTACAGCAGAACCCTGGGAAGTTTGAT GAGCTGGACATGTCCCCTGGGGACCCCAAGTGGCTGGATGTGATTGAACGTGATCTGCACCGGCAGTTCCCTTTCCATGAGATGTTTGTGTCCCGGGGAGGCCATGG CCAGCAGGATCTATTCCGTGTGCTGAAGGCCTATACCCTTTACCGACCTGAGGAGGGCTACTGCCAGGCCCAGGCGCCCATTGCTGCTGTTCTGCTCATGCACATGCCTGCTGAG CAAGCCTTCTGGTGCCTGGTGCAGATTTGTGAGAAGTACCTGCCTGGCTACTACAGTGAGAAACTG GAGGCAATCCAACTGGATGGGGAGATCCTCTTCTCACTGCTGCAGAAGGTGTCACCTGTGGCCCACAAGCACCTCAGCCGGCAGAAGATTGATCCACTGCTGTACATGACAGAGTGGTTCATGTGTGCCTTTGCCCGCACCCTGCCCTGGAGCTCTGTGCTGCGCGTCTGGGATATGTTCTTCTGTGAAG GAGTCAAGATCATCTTCCGGGTGGGGCTGGTGCTGCTGAAACATGCGTTGGGCTCCCCTGAAAAGCTCAAAGCCTGTCAGGGCCAGTACGAGACTATCGAGCAACTGCGGAGCCTCAGCCCCAAGATCATGCAGGAGGCCTTCCTGGTCCAGGAG GTGGTAGAGTTGCCAGTGACAGAGCGCCAGATTGAGCGTGAGCACCTCATTCAGCTGCGGCGCTGGCAAGAAACCCGGGGTGAGCTGCAGTGCTGTTCCCTGCCCAGGCTGCATGGTGCCAAGGCCATcctggaggcagagccaggccccCGGCCCACCTTGCAACCTTCACCATCCATCCGCCTGCCCCcagatgcccccctccctggTTCCAAAGGCAAGCCCAAGACACCCAAACAGAGCCAGAAGGAAAAGGAGCAATGGGAACAGGCAAAGGCAAGTGGGCAGCTGGATAAGCTCCCAACCCCAAGTCAAGCCAAGGGGGCAGCTGCTGCAGGAGATGCGTGTCCCCCACAGGATGTGCTCCCCAGGGATGCAGCCCACCAAGATCCAGCCCTTCAGGACTCAGCCTCCCAGGATCCAGCCCATCACCGCTCCCAGGATTCAGTTCACCACTGCTCCCAGGAGAGTCTGACCTCCCAGGAGAGTGAGGATACATACTTGTAA